Below is a genomic region from Bacillus mycoides.
GCTCCCTACTATCACTTTTTTACCTTGTAAATATATGTCCCATACTATAAAATCTAATAGTATTTATATTTTTCTGAAAAATCAAAACAAAATATGAATTTTATTGTATAATGTTGTAAAAAGATGTCGGAGGGATTTAATGTTATATAAAATATCTCAATTCACAATAAAACTTTCATCAATTCTTTTATCACTCTTACTATTACTAAATTTACCTTATTTATTTATCACTCAACAGGGATTCACTTTTCAACCAATTCATTTTTTTAATCAGATCGTTACTATGTTAAAACAGGTTTTCTCCCCTGAATCATTAGTAGTTATAGGATCAGACCCGAAATTTGGTCATTTCAAAAAGACACCATTATTTCCAACTGTTTTAGAACCCTACCTATATTCATTTACTGTATTATTTATAGCCTTTTTGCTTGCACTCTTTCTATCATCTAGTATGGCATTTTTTTATTTTTTAGCAAAAGATTATATAAAAAAATGGATAAACCGAATTGTGTTCATATTAGAAGCTGTCCCTGATATGATGATGATGATTTGTTTGCAAATATTTTTCATATGGGTACTTCAGAAATTCGGGGAATCTCCTGTCACCATTATTTCTTTTAATGAAAATCGAGCTTATTTACTCCCTATTTTATCTTTAGCAGTCTTACCTACATTACAAATGTTTCGGATGATGGTGTTATACATAAAAGAAGAACATGAAAAACATTACGTAGAGGTTGCATATGGAAAAGGACTTTCATCAAGTTATATACTATGCATTCATTTATTCAAAAATATATCTATCCACTTCTTTCACCATTTAAAAACGATTTTTGTTTTCTTACTTTCTAACTTATTCATTTTAGAATTTGTTTTTAATATGGAAGGCATTATTCAATTTTTATTTAAGAAGGCGTTTATATCACCTCCAGCTGCATTTATCATACTTGTTATGATTATTTTACCGTTTTATGCCATTTTTCAAATAATCTCATTCATGATGAATAGATGGCAAAAGCAATTGAAAGGAGCAGCATTATGAAATCTATTTGGAAATCAAAACGATTTTTAATCGGGTTTACTTATCTATTCATACTTGTTTCAGCTAGTTTTATTTATAGTTGGTTCTTTAAAGATAACATCCCAAAACCTCCTCAGTTACTTTACAATGACAATAACGAATTACTTGGAAAGGCCCCCTTTTCGCCATCGTTAATGCCACCTTTTGGATCTGATCGTTTTGGAGAGTCTGTTTTCTTACAAATTGTAGAAGGAGCAAAATTCACCATTTTATTAGCCGTGGCAATTAGCTT
It encodes:
- a CDS encoding ABC transporter permease subunit; translation: MLYKISQFTIKLSSILLSLLLLLNLPYLFITQQGFTFQPIHFFNQIVTMLKQVFSPESLVVIGSDPKFGHFKKTPLFPTVLEPYLYSFTVLFIAFLLALFLSSSMAFFYFLAKDYIKKWINRIVFILEAVPDMMMMICLQIFFIWVLQKFGESPVTIISFNENRAYLLPILSLAVLPTLQMFRMMVLYIKEEHEKHYVEVAYGKGLSSSYILCIHLFKNISIHFFHHLKTIFVFLLSNLFILEFVFNMEGIIQFLFKKAFISPPAAFIILVMIILPFYAIFQIISFMMNRWQKQLKGAAL